From the Vicugna pacos unplaced genomic scaffold, VicPac4 scaffold_204, whole genome shotgun sequence genome, the window gtggtctcccctctggccacccgaggccccgcccctcatcccaggaccccagtccctccgagacccggatgtcaggaagtcagggccccacgagtgctcatcacacgcaggccctcccagggctgacagcaggggcgggatctgtttggccacttctgtcctccgtcagggtcctcagctgcagccctggcggttcctgggacgcccccttgttgacccgagcccacaccctcacaccaatgccctcactgcccagagacccccaggggagtctgtggactcacatcaggccaccaagcccagggcttcccaggaccgtggacgccaggggctgagatggattccccgggggtccctcagccctccctctgctccccacctgggctccaggctgggcctgggcccctccctctgcccacctcagtttgctccccttggacccaggcccctccacagcctggacccccgagagggaagcgggggtgggggttggggcactgatccccgccaccctgcctgcggtctcccagggctgacagcggaaccgacctggatttatcgtgttccattgatctgtgtccctccacacggttccaccttgactcctggcagcgctgggctccttccctgtgcagacctgaagccggcctccctcacccaggccctcacctctctcaccccccagggagggggcatcagcgcccgtcagatccggaccccgtgcccggggctctcccagggctgtcgggggggccggaggtggattccctgtttggaattcagcctcggtgggtgtttcctccctgcgatttccaggaccattcctcatctatggctttggattctgaccatcgaggggagctgacccatcagtgtaagtgtccagcagacagtttccaagaacacaccccagtaaatcctaccccaagtttggggcggtttccaaacctcttcaactatatatgccaagactgagtacactgtgagccacattaaacgccactcctccctgcagttggagcattctgagtgttctagcagctcaggcaggataagcaggtctctaagcatccctgaacaaagtacaccttcccttctcgcccaggagatgtatccacgatcccagagggacttctcagagcaatctcccacctgacacgttcctctcaccactaacaagtgccgtctgcacgtctgcctgccgccaacacccagcttcattaccatcacctcccacagaaggagccccgccctccccccaccccagcttcccaaagccctgaactgccctggcgctgggcacttacacttgggtgctctctcccggacccccaccccctcgccctattttcctttgccctatgggactcaggagacatgtcaccaacttcccgatgtgactgcggctcctagactatcctaggtgtgggctgtcctgcttttccgagtgtccccactgctaacaccgagccctccagagagcagaggctcggtGTACGTCTGCGGATGAACTGAGATGGTGAGCAGGGATCCTATTGATTCAggttgcctttctcctcctttcttaactgagccagacaaatccaggttatacacacataattataattttatagactgacagaagaaaagggataaggagccaataattaactatctttcacttttacttctctctctcttgaccccaccgagtttagtgctgatcactctcacatttccaagtaaatttctattccagtgcggtgttatctactttggcatcgcgaagtatgatggaagctttcccaatttgttttacaaaatagcaaaactcagtcttgagctgcataagtaccaatacatgcgtaatcaatatcattcacaaactaagatactgaagcttattaaatattattattaatatacagaaatctgttgcatcttatacactaacaaaggagcatcagaaagagaaattaaggaaacaatcccatttaccatcacatcaaagagaataaaaaaatctagtactaaagctagctaaggagaccaaagacctgtactccaataactacaagacactgatgtgagaagctgaagatgacaccaacagatggaaagatataccgtgttcttggattggaagaatcagtgttgttgaccatacaacccagtggccgtactacccaaggcaatctacagattcaaagcaatccctgtcaaaataacaatggcatttttctcagaacaagaaccaataacttaaaaaagtgtacggaaaaggaaaagaaccccaatagctaaaacaatcttgagaatgaagaacagagcgggaggaatcatgctccctgactttagactatactacagagctgtagtaatcaaaagagtgcggtactggcccccaaacagacacacagatcaatggaacaggataaagaggcgacaagtaaacccacacacttaccgtcaatgaatctacgacaaaggaagcaaggatattgaatggagaaaagacagtctcttcaataagtggttctgggaaaactggacagctacctgtcaaagaacgaacttagaacattctctaacaccatacacaaaaataaacacaagataGATTAAAGATCTACATTAACTGGATACTAtaatactcctagaggaaaacataggcagaaccctctctgacgtaaattacagcaataacgttttcgatccatctcctaaaacaaaggaaataaaaggaaaaataaacagcggggaccaaattatacttaaaagcttctgcacagcaaaggaatccactgactaaataaaaaaaaacaacctactgaaggggagaaaatatttgcaaatgatacaactgacaagggagcaataaccaccatatataaacagctcatacaattcaacatcaaaaagacaaatgacccaactaaaaacgggcagaacaacagaatagacatctgtccaaagaggaaatgcaggtggcctgcaggcacgtgaaaagatgctcagtataactaatcatctgggaaatgcaaaccaaaaccacaatgagatatcacctcatatctgtcagaatggctaccttcAAAAAGAACGCGAAGAGCAAATGTcggcgaagatgtggagaaaagggatccctcctacactgttggtgcggatgtgaattggtgtggccattgtggaaaacagtatgccgtttctcagaaaactaaaaatagaaccaccaagtgacccagcaattccattcctgggtatatatctcaaaaaaaaaaaaaaagatactaatttgaaaagatacacgcacccaatattcatagcagcgttatctacaattgccaagatgtggaaggaacctaaatgtccatcagcagatgaatggatacacacaaacacacacacacacacacacacacacacacatacggaatactagtcagccataaaaaacaaaattttgccgtttgcagcaacatggatggacttggaggacattatgctaagtgaaataaatcagacagaggaagacaaatactgtatgatatcagtttatacgtggactctaaaaaatacaacaaactagtgactataacaaagaagcagactcatagagaacaaactagtgattaccaggggggaggggggaggggcaatataggggtgaggGAGCGGGAGGTCCAAACTATTGGGTGGAAGGAAGGTTCACAACCAGGTTCATTGGGTGCACAACAAGGggtatataaccaatattttctcagaactgtaaatgaaatgtaatctttaaaacaactgtataataaaataaagtatattgatatttattaaaaggaataacatctgaagcatcactaagggaaatgaagatgaatttccatctcattgtagagaacaggagcccagagatgctgtacacCGTGTTCCCCCCCACCGGCCCTGGCCCTCACTACCTAAAAGGCTGACTGCTTGCTCTTCAGACACACAGTGAAGAGTCAGCCTCACTTCCTGCCCGGCGGGAGAAGCTGCCGGACAGGGGCCTAGAAGGAGCCCAGCTGCAAGTCTGcctcaggccccctcttcctcatcactcactcgctcttcagacagggatgggaaagaactgggaccccttctattgaccctgaggaaatgttccaggacttgcagcttgctggtctccgtgtaggcccggggaccccacaggaactcgtagcgagcgggatcgctgttggccacctgccggtactccacgtacccctcctgcacccacacgttggtgatgagttccctgggctccccgtagatgaagtgctccctcccagcacacagccccatcttgctaagtgctcgccagactgcctcctcaggagcaaagtcgccctccaggacaatcacacccagaagtatcaccaggaggccagtgttgggcatgctctgcccgtcgtcctgcatgccatcgtaggtgaggcccagggtggggaccaggacatacaagtgctccctgggggccacctccttcacatccaccccaaagaccagctgcagacactcagaggcttggctcaagaccacagggaagtggtcctggtcatctctgaggaccgcattcagcatttcctcttttgaggtCGGCTGCTTTGTGCGGTACTTGTGGAGCAGGAAGCCCATCAGTTCAGCCATCATTAAATGTAATGCATCTTGGAGCCGGGACTCGGCATCTGCCGGGTCCTGCCCggagctgggcccctcctcaccttggcttctgaggccattgtcttccgactggctccatggaggggctgccacggctgtgggggaggggcagacaccctgagggctctgcgtgggactgggtgtcccagaatcagccgcctcctcgccagtgcccaggaacaggactgagtaggaagacgacgaggaggaggaggagggagacaacggggatgtgccgccttcctcctcctcctcctcctcctcgtcctcctcctcctcgtcctcctcctcctcctccacccaaatgtcctgctcatccatggaatcctcagcctctcttgggtcctgaaagtcggcttcagtgtggtggaggtcacgcatctgaacgggaggcacggtgagtggtgtcgggcagctgagaggagcgaggccaggggtgacagatggggacccacgggcctggggaagaaagggagtgtcagcggcccgggctgagaaacccaccctggggggctctgacaaaggccacttacaggtctcctctccaggggtgccctcggcctcacaggggctctcctcctggtggacggtcgtctgtgaacctgacgggggaagtaaggcagctcctcagggtgcagccggcacagcccgaggctttgggggcgacagggggtgggtggagtggacgttggcgtcgtggggtcccctctgttccaggagcccccgggcacacactcagggcccacacctcaccttcagtcctgacactgccggcctcctgtgctctgtgacccgaggacacgtgtctcagacctaggccttcacctcccggtgtctggagcccctgggagagaaaggaggggagacctggggtctacactgtggcacagccctggacccgcgt encodes:
- the LOC140695427 gene encoding melanoma-associated antigen 8-like, with the protein product MRDLHHTEADFQDPREAEDSMDEQDIWVEEEEEDEEEEDEEEEEEEEGGTSPLSPSSSSSSSSYSVLFLGTGEEAADSGTPSPTQSPQGVCPSPTAVAAPPWSQSEDNGLRSQGEEGPSSGQDPADAESRLQDALHLMMAELMGFLLHKYRTKQPTSKEEMLNAVLRDDQDHFPVVLSQASECLQLVFGVDVKEVAPREHLYVLVPTLGLTYDGMQDDGQSMPNTGLLVILLGVIVLEGDFAPEEAVWRALSKMGLCAGREHFIYGEPRELITNVWVQEGYVEYRQVANSDPARYEFLWGPRAYTETSKLQVLEHFLRVNRRGPSSFPSLSEERVSDEEEGA